From Xyrauchen texanus isolate HMW12.3.18 chromosome 9, RBS_HiC_50CHRs, whole genome shotgun sequence, the proteins below share one genomic window:
- the LOC127648770 gene encoding E3 ubiquitin-protein ligase RING2 isoform X1 has protein sequence MTQTIQANGVQPLSKTWELSLYELQRNPQEAITDGLEIAVSPRSLHSELMCPICLDMLKNTMTTKECLHRFCADCIITALRSGNKECPTCRKKLVSKRSLRPDPNFDALISKIYPSRDEYEAHQERVLARISKHNNQHALSHSIEEGLKIQAINRLQRGKKHQIENGSGAEDNGDSSHCSNASVHSNQEAGPSIKRTKTSDDSGLDMDNATENGGGDMALDGASEIELVFRPHPTLMEKEDSAQTSIFAPLKGTAGRGRHSKGHSKLKYIKTSGNATVDHLSKYLAVRLALEEMRKNGDASPINVEAASEKQYTIYIPTANNQFTVLNGSFSLELVSEKYWKVNKPMELYFAPTKEHK, from the exons ATGACACAGACCATACAAGCGAATGGGGTTCAACCCCTCAGCAAGACCTGGGAGCTCAGTCTCTATGAATTACAGAGAAATCCACAG GAAGCCATCACGGATGGTCTGGAGATAGCGGTGTCTCCACGCAGCTTGCACAGTGAGCTCATGTGTCCCATCTGCCTGGACATGTTGAAGAATACCATGACCACAAAGGAGTGCCTGCACCGTTTCTGTGCAGACTGCATCATCACTGCTCTCAGATCGGG GAATAAGGAGTGTCCAACATGCAGGAAGAAGCTGGTGTCTAAGCGCTCCCTCCGACCAGACCCCAACTTTGACGCCCTGATCAGTAAGATCTACCCCAGCAGAGACGAGTATGAGGCCCACCAGGAGAGAGTGCTGGCCCGCATCAGCAAACACAACAACCAACATGCTCTCAGCCACAGTATTGAGGAAGGCCTAAAAATCCAAGCCATTAACAG ACTTCAGCGGGGAAAGAAGCACCAGATTGAGAATGGCAGTGGGGCAGAAGATAATGGGGACAGCTCACACTGCAGCAATGCATCAGTGCACAGTAACCAAGAGGCCGGGCCCAGCATCAAACGAACCAAGACATCTGACGACTCTGGTCTTGACATGGACAATGCCACAGAGAACGGAGGAGGAGACATGGCCCTGGATGGGGCCAGTGAGATTGAACTAGTGTTTCGTCCTCACCCAACGCTGATGGAGAAAGAAGACTCTGCTCAGACAAG CATTTTtgcgcccttgaagggcactgcgggAAGGGGACGCCACTCGAAGGGTCATTCCAAACTGAA GTACATCAAAACTTCAGGTAACGCAACAGTGGACCACCTCTCTAAATACCTAGCTGTCAGATTGGCCCTGGAGGAAATGCGCAAGAATGGAGATGCAAGCCCCATCAACGTAGAGGCAGCCAGTGAAAAACAGTACACAATCTACATTCCCACAGCTAACAACCAGTTCACA GTCCTGAACGGCTCCTTCTCCCTGGAGCTGGTGAGTGAGAAGTACTGGAAAGTCAACAAGCCCATGGAGTTGTACTTTGCCCCAACAAAGGAGCACAAATAA
- the LOC127648770 gene encoding E3 ubiquitin-protein ligase RING2 isoform X2: MTQTIQANGVQPLSKTWELSLYELQRNPQEAITDGLEIAVSPRSLHSELMCPICLDMLKNTMTTKECLHRFCADCIITALRSGNKECPTCRKKLVSKRSLRPDPNFDALISKIYPSRDEYEAHQERVLARISKHNNQHALSHSIEEGLKIQAINRLQRGKKHQIENGSGAEDNGDSSHCSNASVHSNQEAGPSIKRTKTSDDSGLDMDNATENGGGDMALDGASEIELVFRPHPTLMEKEDSAQTRYIKTSGNATVDHLSKYLAVRLALEEMRKNGDASPINVEAASEKQYTIYIPTANNQFTVLNGSFSLELVSEKYWKVNKPMELYFAPTKEHK; encoded by the exons ATGACACAGACCATACAAGCGAATGGGGTTCAACCCCTCAGCAAGACCTGGGAGCTCAGTCTCTATGAATTACAGAGAAATCCACAG GAAGCCATCACGGATGGTCTGGAGATAGCGGTGTCTCCACGCAGCTTGCACAGTGAGCTCATGTGTCCCATCTGCCTGGACATGTTGAAGAATACCATGACCACAAAGGAGTGCCTGCACCGTTTCTGTGCAGACTGCATCATCACTGCTCTCAGATCGGG GAATAAGGAGTGTCCAACATGCAGGAAGAAGCTGGTGTCTAAGCGCTCCCTCCGACCAGACCCCAACTTTGACGCCCTGATCAGTAAGATCTACCCCAGCAGAGACGAGTATGAGGCCCACCAGGAGAGAGTGCTGGCCCGCATCAGCAAACACAACAACCAACATGCTCTCAGCCACAGTATTGAGGAAGGCCTAAAAATCCAAGCCATTAACAG ACTTCAGCGGGGAAAGAAGCACCAGATTGAGAATGGCAGTGGGGCAGAAGATAATGGGGACAGCTCACACTGCAGCAATGCATCAGTGCACAGTAACCAAGAGGCCGGGCCCAGCATCAAACGAACCAAGACATCTGACGACTCTGGTCTTGACATGGACAATGCCACAGAGAACGGAGGAGGAGACATGGCCCTGGATGGGGCCAGTGAGATTGAACTAGTGTTTCGTCCTCACCCAACGCTGATGGAGAAAGAAGACTCTGCTCAGACAAG GTACATCAAAACTTCAGGTAACGCAACAGTGGACCACCTCTCTAAATACCTAGCTGTCAGATTGGCCCTGGAGGAAATGCGCAAGAATGGAGATGCAAGCCCCATCAACGTAGAGGCAGCCAGTGAAAAACAGTACACAATCTACATTCCCACAGCTAACAACCAGTTCACA GTCCTGAACGGCTCCTTCTCCCTGGAGCTGGTGAGTGAGAAGTACTGGAAAGTCAACAAGCCCATGGAGTTGTACTTTGCCCCAACAAAGGAGCACAAATAA